The genomic interval ACGCCGGCGGCAGTTCTCGACGCGCTTCGAAACGGCCGGTTCTACTCCTCGACCGGCGTCACCGTCGAAACAGTCGGCGTTGACGGGAACGAACTCCTCGTTTCGACGGCCGATGCCGACCGAATTCGACTGATCAGCGACCACGGCGTCGTTCAGCAGACCGTCGACAGCTCGACAGCCACGTTCCACCTCCCCGAACAACTCGTCCGCGGCGGCGACCACACGTACGTTCGCGTCGAGTGTCTCGGCCGAGGCGGCGACGCGGCTTGGACGCAACCGATGTTTCTGGACTCATAACTGCCGAGTAGTGGGTCTGCCTGCGCCGAATCCACGCGAGCGTCGTTGCTACTCCCCCGTCGCCTATCAGGGCGCTTGCGGGAATGACTCACGTAATCACAACTTATTTGGTAGTTACTCTCAGTGTCACACGCATGACTCTGTCAGTCGTTGGTATCGACTTCGATCACGTTCCTGACCTACTGACGCGGATAGTTGACAACCTCGCTACCTCGCTGGATGCCACTGTCACGGCGGAGAGTGTGCGGCGATGAGTGTTGACCCGAGCTTCGAGGCACCGGAACTCCCCTACGAACCCCGCGACCCGAAGTCCTACGAGCCAGCCGTCGGGCTGATCGGCTGTGGCGGCATCACGGGCACACATCTCGAAGCCTACAGCGACGCGGGCTACGACGTTCGAGCGCTCTGTGACATCGACGAGGCCGCCGCCGAGGAGAAGCGCGAGGAGTTTTACCCCGACGCCGACGTGTACACCGACCACGAGGAACTGCTCGCCCGGTCGGATATCGACGTTGTCGACATCACGACGCATCCCCAGCACCGCCCGCCGCTGATCGAGGATGCGATCCGGGCCGGCAAGCACGTTCTGAGCCAGAAGCCGTTCGTCCTCGATCTCGACGTCGGCGAGCGCCTCGTCGAACTGGCGGCCGAAAACGACGTGCAGCTGGCCGTCAACCAGAACGGTCGCTGGGCACCCCATTTCAGCTACCTGCGACACGCAATCGCTGAGGGCCACGTCGGCAGCGTCCTCGACGTGGACTTCTCGGTGCACTTCGATCACGACTGGATCGCCGAGACGCCGTTCGACGATGTCGAACACGTCATCCTCTATGACTTTGCGATCCACTGGTTCGACGCGCTCTCGTGTTTCATGGGCGATCGCAAGCCCCAGCGAGTCTACGCCTCGGAGGCGACCTCACCGACACAGCAATCCTCGAAACCGCTGCTCTCGCAAGCCAGTATCGAGTACGAGGGCGCACAGGCGTCGATGACGTTCGCTGGCCACACGCAGTTCGCACAGGAGGACCGCACTGTCGTTGCGGGCACCGAGGGAACGCTCGTCAGCACCGACGCGGGCGGCGACGGACAGACGGTAACACTCGAGACCGAGCGAGGGACCGCATCGCCGGACCTCGACGGCGAGTGGTTCACAGACGGGTTCCACGGTTCGATGGCGGCGTTGCTCCGGGCGATCGAAACTGGCGAGGAACCACCACACAGCGGCCGGAACAACCTCGCCAGTCTCGAACTGTGCTTTGCGGCGGTGGCCTCGGCCGAGCGCGGCGAACCGGTCGTCCCCGGCGACGTGCGTCGGTTTCCCGGAGAACAGTGACGTGAGAGCAGTGCGACCAGCAGTTCAGCCTGAATTCACGATGTATCCACTCGACAGTAGACCGACGACAGACGATCCGACGATGTGGCCGGCAACCCACGGAGCGGCATCGAACGCGACCGGTCGATCGGTGACGGCGACCGCACGGAGCACCCACGAGAGACTCTCTTCGGAGGTATCGCGCTGAGATGCCCCCGAACGCTCACGACGACGATGACGACTCGTTCGACGAGATCCGAAACGAGAGCGGCTCGTCGATCTACCGGCTGTTCCGGGAGTACGGGCGCAAGCACTGGCCGCAGTTCTTCGGCGGCGCCGCCGCGAGCATCCTGCAGATGGCGATGGAACTCGTTCCGGCGTTCGTGCTGGCGATCGCCATCGACTCGCTGTTCTTCGATACGCGCGCGTTCGCGCTCCCGCTCGTTCCCGAGGCGTGGCTCCCCGAGGCCCAAGGCGCACAGTTTCTCCTCGCGGCCGGCCTCGTCGGCGGCTCGTACGCTCTCAACACCGGGCTCGGCTGGATCAACGACTACATGTGGAACGGCTTCGCCCAGCACTTCCAGCACAACGTTCGCGTCGACAGCTACGACGCCATGCAACGACGGGAGCTGTCATTCTTCGACAACCGCCAGACCGGCGAAGTGATGTCGGTCCTCAACAACGACGTCAATCAGTTGGAGAACTTCCTGACCGGCGACCTCAACACGATCATCACCGTCGTGGTTCGCGTCGGCGGGATGGGCGTCGTCATGCTGGCGATCAACTGGCGACTCGCGTTGATCCCCGTCGCGGCGATTCCCATTCTGGCGTATCTCAGCTACAAGTTCCGCGAACTGATCCATCCCAAGTATCAGCGCGTGCGGAAGTCGGTGGGACAGATGAACTCCCGGCTCGAAAACAACGTCGGTGGCATCCAGACGGTCAAAGCGTACACAACCGAGCCGTTCGAGACTGGCCGAGTCGAGGATGCGTCCCGGGAGTACCTCGACGCCCAGTGGGACGCGATTATGGCACGCATCACCTTCTTCCCGACGCTGGCGATCACGACGCAACTGAGCTACGTCCTCGTCTTTCTGATCGGCGGCTGGTGGGTCGTCACCGGCTCGCCGCCGCATCCGTTCTTCAACGGTCCCAACAACGCCATGACTGCTGGGACACTCGTGTTGTTCTTGAACTACACCCGGCGGTTCTCGTGGCCGATGCGCCGCGTCGGCGAGGTGCTGAACAACTACCAGTACGCGGAAGCCGCCGGTGAGCGGATCACCGGCCTGCTCGACCTCGAACCGCGCGTCAAGGACGCTCCCGACGCCACTCCGCTGGACGACCTCGAGGGCCGCGTCGAGTTCGACGACGTGAACTTCTCCTACGAGAACGACGAGGGCGACCCCGAGCAAGTGCTCCGCGACATCTCGTTTTCGGTCGAACCGGGCGAGTACGTCGGTCTCGTCGGGCCCACGGGGGCTGGCAAGTCGACGCTGATGAAACTGCTGTTGCGCTTCTACGACCCGGACGACGGCGACGTTCGGATCGACGGCGTCGACGTCGACGAGGTCACGCTCCAGAGTCTCCGAGACTCGATCGGCTACGTCAACCAAGAGCCGTTCCTGTTCTACGGCACTGCCCGGGACAATATCGCGTACGGTCTCGACGACGCCGACGACGACGAAATGTACGAGGCGGCGCGGATCGCTGGTGCCCACGAGTTCGTCGAGGAACTGCCCGACGGCTACGACACGATGGTCGGCGAGCGCGGCGTCAAGCTTTCGGGCGGCCAGCGCCAGCGCATCGCGCTCGCCCGAGCGATCCTTCGGGATCCCGAGATCATGATCCTCGACGAGGCGACGAGCCACGTCGACAACGAGACCGAGGCGGTCATCCAGAACAACCTCTCGGGGATGATCGCTGACCGAACGACGTTTGCGATCGCGCACCGACTTTCGACGGTCCGGGACGCCGATACGATTCTCGTTCTCGAAGATGGCGAGATCGTCGAGCGAGGCACCCACGACGAACTTATCGACGAGGACGGGATGTACGCCGACCTCTGGAACGTGCAGGTTGGCGATGTCGAGGCGCTTCCCGAGGAGTTCGTCGAGCGCACGAAACAGGGGTACGCGGACCGAATCGACACCGAGTAACGCCCCGTCGACG from Natronoarchaeum philippinense carries:
- a CDS encoding Gfo/Idh/MocA family protein; this translates as MSVDPSFEAPELPYEPRDPKSYEPAVGLIGCGGITGTHLEAYSDAGYDVRALCDIDEAAAEEKREEFYPDADVYTDHEELLARSDIDVVDITTHPQHRPPLIEDAIRAGKHVLSQKPFVLDLDVGERLVELAAENDVQLAVNQNGRWAPHFSYLRHAIAEGHVGSVLDVDFSVHFDHDWIAETPFDDVEHVILYDFAIHWFDALSCFMGDRKPQRVYASEATSPTQQSSKPLLSQASIEYEGAQASMTFAGHTQFAQEDRTVVAGTEGTLVSTDAGGDGQTVTLETERGTASPDLDGEWFTDGFHGSMAALLRAIETGEEPPHSGRNNLASLELCFAAVASAERGEPVVPGDVRRFPGEQ
- a CDS encoding ABC transporter ATP-binding protein, giving the protein MPPNAHDDDDDSFDEIRNESGSSIYRLFREYGRKHWPQFFGGAAASILQMAMELVPAFVLAIAIDSLFFDTRAFALPLVPEAWLPEAQGAQFLLAAGLVGGSYALNTGLGWINDYMWNGFAQHFQHNVRVDSYDAMQRRELSFFDNRQTGEVMSVLNNDVNQLENFLTGDLNTIITVVVRVGGMGVVMLAINWRLALIPVAAIPILAYLSYKFRELIHPKYQRVRKSVGQMNSRLENNVGGIQTVKAYTTEPFETGRVEDASREYLDAQWDAIMARITFFPTLAITTQLSYVLVFLIGGWWVVTGSPPHPFFNGPNNAMTAGTLVLFLNYTRRFSWPMRRVGEVLNNYQYAEAAGERITGLLDLEPRVKDAPDATPLDDLEGRVEFDDVNFSYENDEGDPEQVLRDISFSVEPGEYVGLVGPTGAGKSTLMKLLLRFYDPDDGDVRIDGVDVDEVTLQSLRDSIGYVNQEPFLFYGTARDNIAYGLDDADDDEMYEAARIAGAHEFVEELPDGYDTMVGERGVKLSGGQRQRIALARAILRDPEIMILDEATSHVDNETEAVIQNNLSGMIADRTTFAIAHRLSTVRDADTILVLEDGEIVERGTHDELIDEDGMYADLWNVQVGDVEALPEEFVERTKQGYADRIDTE